TCACTGACTTGTTTAAGTTTTAACTCGGTAAGATTCATAAGGCTTAAGGGGAAAGAAGAAAAGCAAAACGGCATGAAACCGTTTATGGCAGAGGTCGTTGTTGGAAAAAGTTATGAAGATTATGGATGCGTAAGAAGCAAGCGCGGACGATTTTAGCGCAACAACCGGACTTCTCAAAACGTTTTTTGAAAAGTCCGACAATTGGGAGCGTTATGCTAGATATTGCTATCGATAAATGCGGTCAATTGCGATTTGGTGAGCGCACCCACTTTAGTCGCTTCCACTTCGCCGCCCTTGAACAGCATCAGCGTCGGAATGCCGCGCACGCCGTAATGTTGCGGTGTTTTAGGGTTTTCATCGATATTCAGTTTGGCAATGGTCAATTTGCCTTGATATTCAGCTGCAACTTCATCCAGAACTGGCGCAATCATTTTGC
This sequence is a window from Methylomonas methanica MC09. Protein-coding genes within it:
- the trxA gene encoding thioredoxin TrxA, which encodes MSDLVLHVSDADFNDTVIKANGPVLVDYWAEWCGPCKMIAPVLDEVAAEYQGKLTIAKLNIDENPKTPQHYGVRGIPTLMLFKGGEVEATKVGALTKSQLTAFIDSNI